The following are from one region of the Centropristis striata isolate RG_2023a ecotype Rhode Island chromosome 19, C.striata_1.0, whole genome shotgun sequence genome:
- the marchf5l gene encoding E3 ubiquitin-protein ligase MARCHF5 yields MALAEEQPEKHCWVCFATERDDHSAEWVSPCRCKGCTKWIHQACLQRWLDEKQKGNSEGAVSCPQCGTEYLITFPKMGPLVYFLQQVDRALSRASPFAAVGVVVGTVYWSAVTYGAVTVMQVVGHKKGLYVMERADPLFLLMGLPTIPVVLVLGKMIRWEDYIVRMWQRFNYRGKSLPGGSRYLPRVPADGLGDHLSVSRTLCGALVFPSIASLVGRMLFGRMPSNLQRTVLGGIAFVLIKGALKVYFKQQQCVLQASRQILNYPDRQADGQTDGGGEDTEDTEDSGNE; encoded by the exons ATGGCCCTCGCTGAGGAGCAGCCTGAGAA ACACTGCTGGGTGTGTTTTGCCACGGAGCGAGACGACCACAGTGCGGAGTGGGTGAGCCCCTGCAGGTGTAAAGGCTGCACCAAGTGGATCCACCAGGCCTGTCTGCAGCGCTGGCTGGACGAGAAGCAGAAAGGAAACAGCGAGGGAGCCGTCAGCTGTCCTCAGTGTGGCACCGAGTACCTCATCACCTTCCCCAAGATGG GACCGTTGGTGTACTTCCTGCAGCAGGTGGACCGAGCTCTGTCCCGGGCCAGTCCCTTCGCTGCTGTGGGCGTGGTGGTCGGGACAGTCTACTGGTCCGCCGTCACCTACGGAGCCGTGACCGTCATGCAG gtggtGGGACATAAGAAGGGTCTGTATGTGATGGAGCGGGCCGACCCTCTGTTCCTCCTCATGGGCCTGCCCACCATCCCCGTGGTGCTGGTTCTGGGGAAGATGATCCGCTGGGAGGATTACATTGTCAGGATGTGGCAGAGGTTTAACTACAGAGGGAAGAGCCtgccag GTGGGAGTCGTTACCTGCCCAGAGTCCCGGCTGACGGACTGGGAGACCACCTCTCCGTGTCCCGGACTCTGTGTGGAGCTCTGGTCTTTCCCTCCATCGCCAGTCTGGTGGGACGGATGCTGTTTGGACGGATGCCCTCCAACCTGCAGCGCACCGTGCTG ggcGGCATCGCTTTTGTGCTGATTAAAGGAGCGCTGAAGGTTTATTtcaaacagcagcagtgtgtcCTTCAGGCCAGCCGGCAGATCCTCAACTACCCCgacagacaggcagacggaCAGACGGACGGGGGGGGCGAGGACACGGAGGACACAGAGGACAGTGGGAATGAATga